A genome region from Methanobacterium aggregans includes the following:
- a CDS encoding universal stress protein, which produces MFKNIMLPTDGSKFAEKAADIAIEMAKKLDARVTAVHVIDDKLIYPFEVLEEEGKTVLNHVQEKGKENGVPVDEILIVGSPTRDMEKIVEKAGADIIIIGTHGKTGLEKLLMGSVAENTLKTVKVPVLIVK; this is translated from the coding sequence ATGTTTAAAAATATAATGCTTCCAACGGATGGTTCAAAATTTGCAGAAAAAGCAGCAGACATTGCAATAGAAATGGCAAAAAAATTAGATGCCAGAGTCACAGCAGTCCATGTAATAGATGACAAACTCATATACCCCTTTGAAGTCCTGGAAGAAGAAGGGAAAACCGTACTGAACCATGTTCAGGAAAAGGGAAAGGAAAATGGGGTTCCGGTTGATGAGATACTGATAGTTGGAAGCCCAACACGCGACATGGAGAAGATCGTTGAAAAGGCAGGTGCAGACATCATTATAATTGGCACCCATGGAAAAACTGGCCTTGAAAAACTTTTAATGGGCAGTGTTGCTGAAAACACCCTGAAAACCGTTAAAGTTCCAGTTTTAATCGTGAAATAA
- the thiD gene encoding bifunctional hydroxymethylpyrimidine kinase/phosphomethylpyrimidine kinase encodes MDKRTIAMTIAGFDPSGGAGILNDIKTFESLGVYGTAVITALTAQNVHDVAGLLPVDTEFIEKQMDTVLEGEDIGYAKTGMLYSPEIVKTIASKVQEYKLKLVVDPVMVAGSGGSLSKKDFAESLKKDLLPLAVLTTPNIHEAEILSGMKIENEEDAVEAALEIGKYCDKVVVTGGHLKGSDIFYNSSIQVFEGELLESDNTHGSGCTYSSAVTAMLSKGWDTGSSIKFAGKFVKESIRHGSRGTLNQMWKFEDPVQFNLKSV; translated from the coding sequence ATGGATAAAAGAACCATTGCCATGACAATAGCAGGATTCGATCCCTCTGGAGGGGCTGGAATCTTAAATGACATTAAAACCTTTGAAAGCCTTGGAGTTTATGGTACAGCAGTTATAACAGCCCTAACTGCACAGAACGTTCATGATGTTGCAGGATTACTCCCAGTTGACACTGAATTTATTGAAAAACAGATGGACACAGTTCTTGAAGGGGAAGATATAGGCTACGCTAAAACAGGAATGCTTTACTCCCCAGAGATAGTGAAAACCATTGCATCAAAGGTTCAGGAATATAAACTGAAACTCGTGGTTGACCCTGTCATGGTTGCAGGTTCTGGAGGATCTTTATCCAAAAAAGACTTTGCAGAATCCCTTAAAAAAGATCTTTTACCCCTTGCAGTACTCACAACACCCAACATCCACGAGGCAGAGATACTTTCAGGCATGAAGATAGAGAATGAAGAAGATGCAGTTGAAGCTGCACTTGAGATAGGTAAGTACTGTGATAAAGTTGTTGTAACTGGAGGTCACCTTAAGGGCTCAGATATCTTTTACAATTCTTCCATTCAGGTTTTTGAGGGGGAACTATTGGAGAGTGACAATACCCATGGCAGTGGCTGCACCTATTCATCTGCAGTTACAGCAATGCTTTCAAAGGGTTGGGACACTGGATCATCAATAAAGTTTGCTGGTAAATTTGTAAAGGAAAGTATAAGGCATGGAAGCAGAGGTACCCTCAATCAGATGTGGAAATTTGAGGATCCAGTACAATTCAATCTTAAATCAGTTTAA
- a CDS encoding superoxide dismutase: MEKKFYELPELPYGYKDLEPYISEEQLKIHHDKHHQAYVDGANALLKKFDERGAGEEFDLKAVSKELSFHVGGFTLHKLFWANMGPAEKCGGEPTGLIAEYIEKDFGSFERFKKEFTQTAVSTEGSGWVALTLCRGTDRIFIMQIEKHNVNAVPGFRLMMVLDVWEHAYYLDYQNRRPEFVEAFWNLVNWDEVNRRMKVWLDSPL; this comes from the coding sequence ATGGAAAAAAAATTTTATGAACTACCTGAACTTCCCTATGGATACAAAGATCTGGAACCCTACATATCAGAGGAACAGCTGAAAATACATCATGACAAGCATCATCAGGCCTATGTGGACGGTGCAAATGCACTGTTGAAAAAATTTGATGAACGTGGTGCAGGTGAAGAATTCGATCTCAAGGCAGTTTCCAAGGAACTATCCTTTCATGTTGGAGGTTTCACACTTCACAAACTCTTCTGGGCCAACATGGGGCCTGCAGAAAAATGTGGGGGCGAACCAACAGGGTTGATAGCAGAATACATAGAAAAAGACTTTGGAAGCTTTGAAAGATTTAAAAAAGAATTCACTCAGACCGCAGTTAGCACTGAAGGTTCAGGATGGGTTGCATTAACCCTCTGCAGAGGTACAGACAGGATATTCATAATGCAGATAGAGAAGCACAACGTCAACGCAGTTCCAGGCTTCAGGTTGATGATGGTACTGGATGTCTGGGAGCATGCATACTACCTTGACTACCAGAACAGAAGACCCGAATTTGTGGAAGCATTCTGGAACCTTGTAAATTGGGATGAGGTAAACAGGAGAATGAAGGTCTGGCTGGACTCACCCCTTTAA
- a CDS encoding rubredoxin: protein MKRYKCKVCGYIYDPEIGEPRTKTDPGVSFEDLPDDWHCPNCGAGKIRFQAIG from the coding sequence ATGAAAAGGTACAAATGTAAGGTATGTGGGTACATATACGACCCTGAAATTGGTGAACCTAGAACCAAAACTGATCCAGGCGTTTCTTTTGAGGATCTACCCGATGACTGGCACTGCCCAAATTGTGGGGCCGGTAAAATTCGCTTCCAGGCCATTGGTTAA
- the rd gene encoding rubredoxin, which yields MKKFICTTCGYVYNPEEGDPNADIEPGTAFEDLPDDWCCPLCGVGKEMFQEMD from the coding sequence ATGAAAAAATTCATATGCACAACCTGTGGATACGTATACAACCCCGAAGAAGGAGACCCAAACGCGGATATTGAGCCAGGAACAGCCTTTGAAGATCTACCAGATGACTGGTGCTGTCCACTCTGCGGAGTTGGAAAGGAAATGTTCCAGGAAATGGACTAA
- a CDS encoding pyrimidine dimer DNA glycosylase/endonuclease V produces MRLWSLHPKYLDSKGIVALWREGLLARAVLMGKTMGYRNHPQLQRFKIQDEPLVAIDTYLYHVYLESQKRGYSFKRDKIGNKFMENQIHVTLGQMEYEFNHLKEKLKLRNVSMHRKLQELDELVPNPVFKVVEGGVEDWEVIK; encoded by the coding sequence ATGAGGCTGTGGAGTTTACACCCAAAGTACCTGGACTCCAAGGGAATTGTTGCCCTTTGGAGAGAAGGATTACTTGCAAGAGCCGTGCTTATGGGTAAAACAATGGGTTACAGGAACCATCCTCAGCTTCAGAGGTTCAAAATCCAGGATGAACCTTTAGTTGCGATTGACACCTACCTTTACCATGTTTATTTAGAATCACAAAAGAGGGGTTACAGCTTCAAAAGGGATAAAATTGGGAATAAATTCATGGAAAACCAGATCCATGTAACCCTTGGACAGATGGAATATGAATTTAACCACCTCAAGGAGAAGCTGAAGCTGAGAAACGTTTCAATGCACAGAAAACTTCAAGAGCTTGATGAATTAGTTCCAAATCCTGTTTTTAAAGTTGTTGAGGGTGGAGTGGAAGATTGGGAAGTTATTAAATGA
- a CDS encoding peroxiredoxin has protein sequence MGEKVYELRRIKKEGKGMPLIGDEFPKMEVKTTQGMMKLPKVFKGKWFVLFSHPADFTPVCTTEFIAFQKRYEKFRELNCELIGLSVDQVFSHLKWIEWMQENLDTEIEFPVIADTGEVAHTLGLIHPAKATNTVRAVFIVDPEGIIRAILYYPQELGRNMDEILRMVEGLHKVDHEGVAVPANWPENELIGKGTIIPPPNDVETAKTRKEKYKCFDWWLCYREE, from the coding sequence ATGGGTGAAAAGGTGTACGAATTAAGGCGTATTAAAAAGGAAGGTAAAGGAATGCCCCTTATAGGGGATGAATTTCCTAAAATGGAGGTTAAAACAACCCAGGGCATGATGAAGCTGCCCAAGGTATTTAAGGGGAAGTGGTTCGTTCTATTCAGCCACCCTGCAGATTTCACTCCAGTCTGTACAACTGAATTCATTGCATTTCAGAAGAGGTATGAGAAGTTCAGAGAACTTAACTGTGAACTTATAGGCTTGAGCGTTGACCAGGTTTTCTCACACCTCAAATGGATAGAGTGGATGCAGGAAAATTTGGACACAGAAATAGAGTTTCCTGTAATAGCAGATACTGGAGAAGTAGCTCACACCCTTGGATTAATACATCCTGCCAAGGCAACAAATACTGTTAGAGCAGTGTTCATAGTGGACCCTGAAGGAATAATAAGGGCAATACTTTATTATCCCCAGGAACTTGGACGTAACATGGATGAAATACTCAGAATGGTGGAAGGACTGCACAAGGTTGATCATGAGGGGGTTGCAGTCCCTGCAAACTGGCCTGAAAATGAGTTGATTGGTAAGGGAACAATAATTCCACCACCAAATGATGTTGAAACAGCCAAAACACGGAAAGAAAAATATAAATGCTTTGACTGGTGGCTCTGTTACAGAGAGGAATGA
- a CDS encoding ACT domain-containing protein, whose product MKLKQISVFLENRKGRLQKALNIISNAKINIRALSIADTSEFGILRMIVPEPDKAQKILEENDFVVKVNDVIAVGVPDKPGGLDGILEVLNKADVNVEYLYAFVEKKCENAIVVIRTEDIDTGIKVLKDGGVAMLSPEEVYTL is encoded by the coding sequence ATGAAGTTGAAACAAATATCCGTATTTCTGGAGAACAGAAAAGGAAGGCTGCAGAAAGCATTGAACATAATTTCCAATGCTAAAATCAATATAAGGGCTCTTTCAATAGCAGACACATCTGAATTTGGTATTTTAAGAATGATTGTTCCTGAACCAGATAAAGCCCAGAAGATACTTGAAGAAAATGATTTTGTTGTTAAGGTGAACGATGTCATTGCTGTAGGTGTTCCAGACAAACCAGGCGGACTTGATGGTATTCTTGAGGTTTTAAATAAAGCAGATGTAAATGTGGAGTACTTATATGCCTTTGTTGAGAAAAAATGTGAAAATGCCATTGTTGTCATTAGAACAGAGGACATCGATACAGGTATAAAGGTACTTAAAGATGGTGGAGTGGCAATGCTCTCACCAGAAGAAGTCTACACCCTTTAA
- a CDS encoding phenylacetate--CoA ligase family protein: MIWNSEAECMSAEDTRELQLKRLQEVVKRAYENVPYYQKRFSDVNVYPEDIETLDDIEKLPFTTKTDLRDAYPFGMFAVSQDEIVEVHTTSGTTGKPTVSGYTRKDLDIWGEVMARALTMTGVKKSDRVQNSYGYGLFTGGMGAHYGGQKIGATVIPISAGNTRRQLEIMQDFETTVLTCTPSYALYLAEVAENEGIDTEKLKLKAGCFGAEMWTEEMRKEIEKRLHIRAQNVYGLTEIMGPGVAMECEVQEGLHIFEDHFYPEVMDPDTLKPVPDGEKGELVLTTLTREGMPVIRFRTRDITALRRGKCACGRSQVKMDRITGRSDDMLKVRGVIVFPYQIEKALLKIDGLEPHYQIIVTRPEQLDELEVQVEASPALFSDEVKHIEEVKRNIENIVHSEIGLRVTVNLVEPRTLPRSEGKAVRVIDKRKF, translated from the coding sequence ATGATCTGGAATAGTGAAGCAGAATGTATGTCTGCAGAGGATACAAGAGAACTGCAGCTTAAACGATTACAGGAAGTTGTTAAGAGGGCCTATGAAAATGTTCCCTACTACCAAAAAAGATTTTCTGATGTTAATGTATATCCAGAGGATATTGAAACCTTAGATGATATAGAAAAACTTCCATTTACAACAAAAACAGATTTAAGGGATGCATATCCATTTGGAATGTTTGCGGTTTCACAGGATGAAATAGTTGAGGTTCACACAACATCTGGAACCACAGGAAAACCAACTGTATCAGGGTACACTCGAAAGGACCTGGATATCTGGGGAGAGGTCATGGCAAGGGCACTGACAATGACAGGTGTCAAAAAAAGTGACAGGGTTCAGAACAGCTATGGATACGGACTTTTCACAGGGGGTATGGGAGCTCATTACGGCGGACAGAAGATAGGAGCCACTGTCATACCAATATCTGCTGGAAACACAAGAAGACAGCTTGAAATAATGCAGGACTTTGAAACAACAGTTTTAACATGCACACCTTCCTACGCACTCTACCTTGCAGAGGTTGCAGAAAATGAGGGCATAGACACGGAGAAACTCAAACTCAAGGCTGGTTGCTTTGGAGCAGAGATGTGGACCGAAGAAATGCGCAAAGAAATTGAAAAAAGACTTCACATACGCGCCCAGAACGTCTACGGATTAACTGAAATTATGGGTCCAGGTGTTGCAATGGAATGCGAAGTCCAGGAAGGACTCCACATCTTTGAAGACCATTTCTACCCTGAAGTTATGGATCCTGATACACTGAAACCTGTTCCTGATGGTGAGAAAGGTGAACTCGTTCTCACAACACTTACAAGGGAAGGAATGCCAGTTATAAGGTTCCGTACAAGGGACATAACAGCCCTCAGAAGGGGAAAATGTGCATGTGGAAGGTCGCAGGTAAAAATGGACAGAATAACAGGCCGTTCAGATGACATGCTTAAGGTCAGAGGAGTTATAGTGTTCCCATACCAGATAGAGAAGGCCCTACTGAAAATCGATGGACTTGAACCCCACTACCAGATCATAGTCACAAGACCAGAACAGCTGGACGAACTTGAGGTACAGGTTGAAGCATCACCAGCACTCTTTTCTGATGAAGTGAAACATATAGAAGAAGTTAAACGTAACATTGAAAATATAGTACACAGTGAAATTGGTTTAAGGGTCACAGTAAACCTTGTTGAGCCAAGAACACTCCCTAGAAGTGAAGGGAAAGCTGTGAGGGTCATTGATAAACGTAAATTTTAA
- a CDS encoding flavin reductase family protein, which produces MEFNDLEVEHAYRVLAPRPTIIVTTANSRGEANAAPFSFTMPVSVKPPLVAFASVPSHHTYKNIEETQEFVVNIPNEEILEKLWITGEKFPYGVNEIEESGLSQMESLRVSVPKIAECIAHMECKVHWIKDSGDHKLVVGEVVYADATSDALKEGLLDVEKMKPVLHLGGVNFVVGDHLRKVE; this is translated from the coding sequence ATGGAATTTAATGATCTGGAAGTTGAACATGCCTACAGGGTGCTGGCACCAAGACCAACCATAATAGTAACAACAGCCAACTCCAGGGGAGAAGCCAATGCAGCACCATTCTCATTTACAATGCCGGTTTCAGTGAAACCACCACTTGTTGCATTTGCATCGGTACCAAGCCACCACACCTACAAAAACATAGAAGAAACACAGGAATTTGTTGTGAACATCCCAAATGAAGAAATACTTGAAAAACTATGGATAACAGGTGAAAAATTTCCATATGGGGTTAATGAAATAGAAGAATCAGGTTTATCCCAGATGGAGTCCTTAAGGGTTTCAGTTCCAAAGATAGCTGAATGCATTGCACACATGGAATGCAAAGTTCACTGGATCAAAGATTCAGGGGACCACAAACTAGTAGTTGGCGAAGTGGTGTATGCTGATGCAACTTCAGATGCCCTTAAAGAGGGACTTCTTGATGTTGAGAAGATGAAACCCGTACTCCACCTTGGTGGTGTAAACTTCGTTGTGGGAGATCATCTAAGAAAAGTTGAATAA
- a CDS encoding ferritin, with the protein MEEKMQDALNSQLNAELYSSYLYLSMAAYFESKDMAGFANWMRVQAQEELAHAMKFYDYLAQRGGKIMLTQISTPPTEWESDIAVFVHVYEHEQMVTGLINKLVDLALSLSDHATNNFLQWFVAEQVEEEESASGVLQKLKLMGDAPGGIFMLDSELAKRVYNPPARTA; encoded by the coding sequence ATGGAAGAAAAAATGCAGGATGCCCTGAACAGCCAGTTAAATGCAGAGCTTTACTCATCATATCTGTACCTGTCCATGGCAGCATATTTTGAATCAAAGGACATGGCAGGTTTTGCAAACTGGATGAGGGTTCAGGCACAGGAAGAACTTGCACATGCAATGAAATTCTATGATTATCTCGCACAGAGGGGAGGTAAAATTATGCTTACCCAGATAAGTACGCCTCCAACAGAATGGGAATCAGATATTGCAGTTTTTGTGCACGTTTACGAACATGAGCAGATGGTAACAGGTCTCATAAACAAACTCGTGGATCTTGCACTTTCCCTGTCCGATCATGCAACAAACAACTTCCTGCAGTGGTTCGTGGCAGAGCAGGTTGAAGAAGAAGAATCTGCAAGTGGAGTACTTCAAAAACTCAAATTGATGGGAGATGCTCCCGGTGGAATATTCATGCTTGACAGTGAACTTGCAAAAAGGGTTTACAATCCTCCAGCAAGAACAGCATGA
- a CDS encoding rubredoxin: MKRYKCKACGYIYDPKVGEPRTNTEPGTPFEELPSNWHCPQCGAGINRFIPID; encoded by the coding sequence ATGAAAAGATACAAGTGCAAAGCCTGTGGATATATATACGACCCTAAAGTTGGAGAACCCAGAACCAATACAGAGCCAGGAACACCATTTGAAGAGCTGCCAAGCAACTGGCACTGTCCACAATGTGGAGCTGGAATTAACAGGTTCATACCAATAGACTGA
- a CDS encoding zinc-ribbon domain-containing protein produces the protein MVSNEEIKRMLDAKRSGKPIKSDAGLKFKICSSCQTENPEGAKFCVGCGKPLDEIKTPEKEKPQIKSIDSDFKLCPSCKSKNLKTAKFCVVCGKKFESEPVVGEEVTVSAPDEGEEVPVTVKPSEELEEKVESRKSEGSLLEKLEDADEPETSEKEMESYKETEAAVEEVPTESVSVKTEPQEEILKPETPEKAPDEHVEVDPVEKIKKAKELLDIGAITQEEFDEIKRKYLEMI, from the coding sequence ATGGTTTCAAATGAAGAAATAAAACGAATGCTCGATGCAAAAAGAAGTGGAAAGCCAATTAAAAGTGATGCTGGATTGAAGTTTAAAATTTGCAGTTCATGCCAGACAGAAAATCCTGAGGGAGCCAAGTTCTGTGTTGGATGTGGAAAACCATTAGATGAGATCAAAACCCCAGAGAAGGAAAAACCTCAAATAAAATCTATAGACTCCGATTTTAAGTTATGTCCTTCGTGTAAATCTAAAAATCTTAAAACAGCCAAGTTCTGTGTTGTTTGTGGTAAAAAATTTGAATCAGAACCAGTGGTAGGTGAAGAGGTCACAGTGTCTGCCCCAGATGAAGGTGAAGAGGTTCCAGTGACAGTGAAACCTTCTGAAGAACTTGAAGAAAAAGTAGAGTCCAGGAAAAGTGAAGGATCACTTCTTGAAAAGCTTGAAGATGCAGATGAACCTGAAACTTCTGAAAAGGAAATGGAATCTTACAAGGAAACTGAAGCAGCTGTTGAAGAAGTGCCCACTGAAAGTGTTTCAGTTAAAACTGAACCCCAAGAGGAGATTCTTAAACCAGAAACCCCTGAAAAGGCCCCTGATGAACATGTAGAAGTTGATCCAGTTGAGAAAATAAAAAAGGCCAAGGAACTTCTGGATATTGGTGCCATAACCCAGGAAGAGTTTGATGAAATTAAGAGGAAGTACCTTGAAATGATCTGA